The proteins below come from a single Candidatus Binataceae bacterium genomic window:
- a CDS encoding RidA family protein → MADIERISTSSPYEPIAGYSRLVRAGDYIFVSGTTAFDERGLLVGAGQMYVQARQCLTNIEAALKRVGATMANVVRTRMFVTDISRFNDAARAHGEFFAATRPATSMVEVKALVSPPMLIEIEADVYLPQARVVSSAASTAAATPAKARRTPKAPAAPKAKARSAAKKPAAKTRKRR, encoded by the coding sequence ATGGCCGACATCGAGCGGATATCGACTAGCTCGCCCTACGAGCCGATTGCCGGCTATTCGCGCCTGGTGCGCGCGGGCGATTACATTTTCGTCTCGGGCACCACCGCCTTCGACGAGCGCGGCTTACTGGTTGGCGCGGGTCAGATGTACGTGCAGGCGCGCCAGTGCCTCACCAATATAGAAGCAGCGCTCAAGCGCGTCGGCGCGACAATGGCTAACGTGGTGCGGACTCGCATGTTCGTTACTGACATATCGCGCTTCAACGATGCTGCACGTGCACACGGTGAATTCTTCGCTGCCACTCGGCCTGCGACCTCGATGGTCGAAGTGAAGGCGCTCGTCAGTCCGCCGATGCTGATCGAGATCGAGGCCGATGTGTACCTGCCGCAGGCGCGAGTTGTATCGAGTGCGGCTTCAACTGCCGCCGCAACTCCAGCCAAGGCACGCCGTACGCCCAAGGCTCCCGCAGCGCCGAAAGCAAAGGCCAGGTCGGCTGCGAAAAAGCCCGCTGCCAAGACCAGGAAACGACGCTAG
- a CDS encoding right-handed parallel beta-helix repeat-containing protein codes for MKSKTIFATVLGLGICLTSAVRSANAASYYVDPAGSDSNSGSSPASAWKTLAKAGSWKFQPGDTVYLKRGGMWRETLQPMSSGTATEPITFTAYGTGALPIINGADLVTGWNLVSGAVYSASLSVKPYNVYSDGLPNWGLYMASSQSAMTAGSWYYNGGKLYVQLTDGSNPANHQIEAADRQNGFYVNGASSNNNGVAPITFSFTAGTSNQGGNATANINYITVNSIMTERTGNYGVQFYDSYAPLVSDCTLTQNGTGQQDLGYYNALHADIAPGAIYSNNTVSWGGGHNAIQMQRADGGQILDNTVTEWNHNGIDVKLSTGITVKGNIVHDSQMGSGLYTEYVGNYNADQNIIYNTPMGIQTNLNTTSYLFNNSMLNTNGGGIYLGPASGGSATIENNITYGNVVMALQNAGNYTVSTEDYNDWGPATSSPTQVKVGSSAYNATTWMTMAGHTHDITANPQWVNAPSNFTLQASSPCVNAGWWVGLGGMGSAPDMGAIESY; via the coding sequence ATGAAATCTAAAACCATTTTCGCAACTGTATTAGGACTGGGTATCTGCCTGACTTCGGCGGTGCGGTCCGCGAACGCGGCCAGCTACTATGTCGATCCCGCGGGCAGCGACTCGAACTCGGGCAGCAGCCCGGCCAGCGCATGGAAAACCCTGGCCAAGGCCGGCAGCTGGAAGTTTCAGCCGGGAGATACTGTGTATCTGAAGCGCGGCGGAATGTGGCGTGAGACGCTGCAGCCGATGAGCAGCGGCACGGCGACGGAACCGATCACCTTCACCGCATATGGGACGGGCGCCCTGCCGATTATCAACGGCGCGGACCTGGTAACGGGTTGGAATCTCGTGTCGGGCGCGGTTTATTCCGCGTCGCTCTCAGTGAAGCCGTACAATGTATATAGCGACGGTCTGCCAAACTGGGGACTGTACATGGCGAGCTCGCAGTCGGCGATGACAGCGGGAAGCTGGTACTACAACGGCGGCAAACTCTATGTGCAGCTGACCGACGGCTCAAATCCGGCCAATCATCAGATCGAGGCAGCGGATCGCCAGAACGGTTTCTATGTTAATGGCGCATCGTCGAATAACAACGGCGTCGCGCCGATTACTTTCTCGTTCACTGCCGGCACCAGCAACCAGGGCGGCAACGCGACGGCCAATATCAACTATATTACCGTCAACAGCATCATGACCGAGCGCACCGGCAACTACGGTGTCCAGTTCTATGATTCGTACGCTCCACTGGTCAGCGACTGCACGCTGACGCAGAACGGAACGGGCCAGCAGGATCTCGGTTACTACAATGCCCTCCATGCCGATATCGCGCCGGGCGCAATCTACTCGAACAACACCGTGAGCTGGGGCGGCGGCCACAATGCAATCCAGATGCAGCGCGCCGACGGCGGCCAGATTCTCGATAATACTGTTACCGAATGGAACCACAACGGTATCGACGTGAAGCTGTCTACCGGTATCACCGTCAAAGGCAACATCGTCCACGATTCGCAGATGGGCTCGGGTCTCTATACTGAGTATGTCGGAAACTACAACGCAGACCAGAATATCATCTACAACACGCCGATGGGTATCCAGACCAACCTCAATACTACTTCCTACCTGTTCAACAATTCGATGCTGAACACCAACGGCGGCGGGATCTACCTCGGACCGGCAAGCGGCGGTTCGGCAACGATCGAGAACAACATCACTTACGGCAACGTGGTGATGGCGCTGCAGAACGCCGGTAACTACACCGTCTCTACCGAAGACTACAATGACTGGGGACCGGCTACCTCGTCGCCGACCCAGGTAAAGGTTGGATCGAGCGCTTACAACGCCACCACTTGGATGACGATGGCGGGACATACGCACGACATCACTGCCAACCCGCAGTGGGTCAATGCGCCCAGCAACTTCACGCTGCAAGCTTCCTCACCGTGCGTCAACGCCGGCTGGTGGGTAGGACTCGGCGGCATGGGCTCCGCTCCCGACATGGGCGCAATCGAAAGCTACTAA
- the smc gene encoding chromosome segregation protein SMC, translating into MRLKSLELLGFKSFLDHTAIGFAPGMTAVVGPNGCGKSNVVDAIRWVLGEQAPTRLRGKSVEDLIYAGNDANAAAGMAEVSLVLEAEEGSLLPDPYSTLSEVAVTRRAYRSGDSEYLLNKIPCRLKDITEFFMAAQIHSRGYAIVEQGRIEEVIQAKPHEVRGLIEEAAGLSLFKGRREMCERKLERVKENLARLDDVLSEIERQLNYARRQAKKAETYKIVKAEFSELERYAAARRLIEQREELAIQTGRDEELHAQSEAARENATAAQSAVEAAGAAAQAVRAELGGARRELENLEQGKAERASNRDFLTRRLEQLDKLEPELLARLSELDIKVTAARATRAEAGARLARELNLDDRLSETVLASVTARHQEATQQLKQAERRAEEIKDELSEVVREAAVVRGRLGDLAGERAELEERLRAYEAEAPALAYELNTARDLVATADTELETCRSEMAALEGSHRETAARETEIRATLDHLTGRIAALRSAVAARESEREVNATSDAGLRLRTILESLNGDRPATDPSILNEVVHAPLELEPALRAVLGEQLDAVIVESPAFALKAIDILKQNRAGRLSFVQQPDAAVAPHASIDAPGIAGRLVDMVEVDQRFTPVAEAMLGHVIVADDLRAAMAASNLNGHGTVFVTREGDLVYPGRMISGGSTEEEARAAAARAAAQAQRQELAAAEEQHVAMAAEHAEARAAREREAAALDLARHRAREAERIVTERRASFGKAEQASVLADAHASSARRRLNEIGDLSVSSNARLEQLALSEQELRGRLAAVSAEVIASRSAAEQLAAERLEIAARVETRKAELAALERELAHAQNLARDLDAQIDERLSALERSRGERVEFEAQLARLFAQDEAARVRETELAAEVERLSAECDACEHALEERRADLRHARETLTTLEAEAAECALKRERARTLSEELARMFVEKFAAEFDSVAEEIVPALANRDAARDEVRLTELRAKLERIGEVNLAAESEVKELEERAAKLGAERGDLQTALDDLSKTITTLNREARKRFAETFEGAAKNFEELFPKLLRGGKGRLELTDATDVLEAGVNILVQPAGKKVKEIGLLSGGEKALSAMALIFSLFLLNPSPFCVMDEVDAPLDEFSLAAFVTLMAELKGRSQFIVITHNQRTMQRADQIHGVTMDRPGVSRIISLRIPQAA; encoded by the coding sequence ATGCGTCTTAAGAGCCTTGAATTACTAGGCTTCAAGTCATTTCTTGACCATACGGCGATCGGGTTCGCCCCGGGGATGACGGCGGTCGTCGGTCCCAACGGATGCGGCAAATCGAACGTCGTCGATGCGATCCGCTGGGTGCTCGGCGAACAGGCGCCGACGCGCCTGCGCGGCAAGAGCGTGGAAGATCTGATTTACGCCGGCAACGATGCCAACGCCGCCGCCGGGATGGCCGAGGTCTCGCTCGTGCTCGAGGCCGAGGAAGGCAGCCTCCTGCCCGACCCCTACTCGACTCTGAGTGAAGTTGCGGTGACGCGCCGTGCTTATCGCTCCGGCGATTCGGAATATCTGCTCAACAAGATTCCCTGCCGCCTCAAGGACATCACCGAGTTCTTCATGGCCGCGCAGATTCACAGCCGCGGCTACGCGATCGTCGAGCAGGGCCGTATCGAAGAAGTAATCCAGGCCAAACCGCACGAGGTGCGCGGCCTTATCGAAGAGGCCGCGGGGCTTTCGCTTTTCAAGGGCCGGCGCGAGATGTGCGAGCGCAAACTGGAGCGCGTCAAGGAAAACCTCGCGCGCCTCGACGACGTGCTCAGCGAAATCGAGCGTCAGCTCAACTACGCTCGGCGCCAGGCCAAGAAGGCCGAGACTTACAAGATCGTCAAGGCGGAGTTCTCCGAGCTCGAGCGCTATGCCGCCGCGCGAAGGCTGATCGAGCAGCGCGAGGAACTCGCGATTCAGACCGGCCGCGACGAAGAGTTGCACGCGCAATCGGAAGCCGCGCGTGAGAATGCGACCGCGGCGCAATCGGCCGTCGAAGCCGCGGGCGCTGCGGCGCAAGCTGTACGCGCCGAGCTTGGCGGCGCGCGCCGGGAGTTGGAAAACCTCGAGCAGGGCAAGGCCGAGCGCGCCAGCAATCGCGACTTTCTGACGCGGCGTCTCGAACAATTGGACAAGCTCGAGCCGGAACTGCTCGCGCGCCTGAGCGAGCTCGACATCAAGGTGACTGCGGCGCGCGCGACGCGTGCTGAAGCGGGAGCGCGGCTCGCACGCGAGCTCAACCTCGACGATCGATTGAGCGAAACCGTCCTCGCCAGCGTGACGGCGCGTCACCAGGAAGCGACTCAGCAGCTCAAGCAGGCCGAGCGTCGCGCCGAAGAAATCAAGGACGAGCTTTCCGAAGTCGTGCGCGAGGCCGCCGTGGTTCGCGGTCGGCTGGGCGATCTCGCCGGCGAGCGGGCCGAGCTCGAAGAGCGCCTGCGCGCGTACGAGGCCGAAGCGCCCGCGCTCGCATACGAGCTGAATACCGCGCGCGACCTCGTCGCGACGGCTGATACCGAACTCGAGACCTGCCGTTCCGAGATGGCGGCGCTCGAGGGATCGCATCGCGAAACCGCCGCGCGCGAAACCGAGATTCGCGCCACGCTCGATCATCTGACCGGGCGCATCGCGGCGCTCAGGAGCGCGGTCGCAGCGCGCGAGAGCGAGCGCGAAGTCAACGCCACGAGCGATGCAGGGCTGCGCCTCAGAACGATCCTCGAATCGCTCAATGGCGATCGTCCCGCGACCGATCCTTCGATTCTCAACGAAGTCGTGCACGCACCACTCGAACTCGAACCTGCGCTGCGGGCCGTGCTGGGCGAGCAGCTCGATGCGGTCATCGTCGAGTCGCCCGCATTCGCGCTCAAAGCGATCGATATCCTGAAACAGAATCGCGCGGGCCGCCTCAGTTTCGTGCAGCAGCCCGACGCTGCGGTCGCGCCGCACGCGTCGATCGACGCGCCTGGAATTGCCGGCCGCCTCGTCGATATGGTCGAGGTCGACCAGCGCTTCACTCCGGTCGCGGAAGCGATGCTCGGCCATGTGATCGTCGCTGACGACCTGCGTGCTGCGATGGCAGCGTCGAACCTCAATGGTCACGGGACCGTTTTCGTCACCCGCGAAGGTGACCTGGTTTATCCCGGCCGCATGATTAGCGGCGGCAGCACCGAAGAGGAAGCGCGCGCCGCCGCAGCTCGCGCAGCAGCCCAGGCGCAGCGCCAGGAACTCGCGGCGGCCGAAGAGCAGCACGTCGCGATGGCGGCGGAGCATGCCGAAGCGCGCGCAGCGCGCGAGCGTGAAGCCGCGGCGCTCGATCTCGCGCGGCATCGCGCGCGCGAGGCCGAGCGTATCGTGACCGAGCGGCGCGCGTCGTTCGGCAAGGCTGAGCAGGCGAGCGTTCTTGCCGACGCGCACGCATCGAGCGCGCGTCGCCGTCTCAATGAAATTGGCGATCTATCGGTGTCCTCCAATGCGCGCCTCGAGCAGCTTGCTCTCAGCGAGCAGGAGCTGCGCGGGCGTCTCGCTGCCGTCAGCGCTGAAGTGATCGCCAGCCGCAGCGCGGCCGAACAGCTTGCGGCAGAGCGCCTTGAGATCGCTGCGCGCGTCGAGACACGCAAGGCCGAGCTCGCCGCCCTCGAACGCGAGCTTGCGCATGCACAGAATCTCGCGCGCGATCTCGATGCGCAAATCGATGAACGTCTGAGCGCGCTCGAGCGTTCGCGCGGTGAGCGCGTTGAATTCGAAGCGCAGCTCGCGCGCCTTTTCGCACAGGATGAAGCCGCGCGCGTGCGCGAGACCGAGCTTGCGGCCGAAGTCGAGCGCCTCAGCGCCGAATGCGACGCCTGCGAGCATGCACTCGAAGAGCGCCGCGCCGATCTGCGTCACGCTCGCGAGACGTTGACGACGCTGGAAGCCGAAGCCGCGGAGTGCGCGCTCAAGCGCGAGCGCGCGCGCACGCTCAGCGAAGAGCTGGCGCGGATGTTCGTCGAAAAATTCGCCGCCGAGTTCGACTCCGTCGCCGAGGAAATCGTGCCCGCACTCGCGAACCGCGATGCGGCCCGCGACGAAGTCCGGCTCACCGAGCTGCGCGCCAAGCTGGAGCGAATCGGCGAGGTCAATCTCGCGGCCGAAAGCGAGGTGAAAGAACTCGAAGAAAGGGCGGCCAAGCTCGGCGCCGAGCGCGGCGATCTACAGACCGCGCTCGACGATCTGTCGAAAACGATCACGACGCTGAACCGCGAGGCGCGCAAGCGCTTTGCCGAGACCTTCGAAGGCGCGGCGAAAAATTTCGAAGAGCTGTTCCCCAAGCTGCTGCGCGGCGGCAAAGGCCGCCTCGAATTGACCGACGCAACCGACGTGCTCGAAGCAGGCGTCAATATCCTGGTTCAACCCGCGGGCAAGAAAGTAAAGGAAATCGGACTGCTGTCGGGCGGCGAGAAAGCGCTCTCAGCCATGGCGCTGATCTTCTCGCTGTTCCTGCTCAACCCGAGCCCGTTTTGCGTGATGGACGAAGTCGACGCGCCGCTCGACGAGTTCAGCCTCGCGGCGTTCGTGACCCTGATGGCGGAACTGAAGGGCCGTTCGCAGTTTATCGTGATCACGCACAATCAGCGCACGATGCAGCGCGCCGACCAGATCCACGGCGTGACGATGGATCGACCGGGCGTCTCACGCATCATTTCATTGCGTATCCCGCAGGCTGCGTAG
- a CDS encoding Rne/Rng family ribonuclease — MKREIAINASALEVRVALLEDNQLAEFFLERNRQIGIAGNVYKGRVTRVLPGMQAAFVDIGLEKAGFLHVSDFYSASAFAEAIGEEDVETDAGMEEPEPEIIETPSADLEGELAEVQPPEGESDLAPQHNGRRNRRRRGGRARIQRSRLPIEQQLHRGQDIIVQIAKEPMGTKGARLTSSISLPGRHLVFTPTSNHIGVSRRIASAEERNRLRSIVGELRPQQGGFIVRTACEGVSRRDIQRDIAYLTKMWSQIQRKFEGSPGGSILFSDLDVALRTVRDLFSSEVERLWCDDPTTYSRVVQFVQNYMPRLRSRVSLHDGPEPLFDRFSIEPQIERALERKVWLKSGGYLVFDQAEALTAIDVNTGRFVGKKSQDETVVKTNLEAVDEVVKQLRLRNIGGIIIVDFIDMSREGDRKKVSDALGQALKRDKARTSALKISELGLVQMTRKRTRESLEALLTDQCPRCEGRRVVKSTATLAADVIRGIQREAARRTATDMLVVKLNPEVARYLYDHGAKDLETLEERLKTKIVLRSSDSIAPGAFELAQAPAAA, encoded by the coding sequence GTGAAACGCGAAATCGCAATCAATGCCTCCGCACTCGAAGTGCGCGTGGCGCTTTTAGAAGACAATCAGCTCGCCGAGTTCTTTCTCGAGCGCAACCGGCAAATCGGTATTGCCGGCAATGTCTACAAGGGCCGCGTGACCCGCGTCCTGCCCGGGATGCAGGCGGCGTTCGTCGATATTGGCCTCGAGAAGGCAGGCTTCCTGCACGTATCGGATTTCTACAGCGCCTCCGCATTCGCCGAGGCGATCGGCGAAGAGGATGTGGAAACCGATGCCGGCATGGAAGAGCCGGAGCCTGAAATCATTGAGACACCGTCCGCTGATTTAGAGGGTGAGCTGGCCGAGGTGCAACCGCCCGAGGGCGAGAGCGATCTCGCGCCCCAGCATAACGGCCGCCGTAACAGACGGCGTCGCGGCGGCAGGGCCCGAATCCAACGCAGCAGGCTGCCGATCGAGCAACAGCTCCATCGCGGCCAGGACATCATTGTTCAGATCGCCAAGGAGCCGATGGGCACCAAGGGCGCGCGGCTCACCTCGTCGATCTCATTGCCAGGACGGCATCTGGTGTTCACGCCGACCAGCAACCATATCGGCGTCTCGCGGCGAATCGCGAGCGCCGAGGAACGCAACCGCCTGCGCTCGATCGTCGGCGAGCTGCGCCCGCAGCAGGGCGGCTTTATCGTGCGCACCGCGTGCGAGGGCGTGAGCCGCCGCGACATCCAGCGCGACATAGCGTACCTGACCAAGATGTGGTCGCAGATCCAGCGCAAGTTCGAGGGCAGCCCGGGCGGCTCGATCCTGTTCAGCGACCTCGATGTCGCGCTGCGCACGGTGCGCGATCTCTTTTCCAGCGAGGTCGAGCGGCTATGGTGCGACGACCCGACCACTTACTCGCGCGTCGTCCAATTCGTGCAGAACTACATGCCGCGGCTGCGCTCGCGGGTGTCGCTGCACGACGGCCCTGAGCCGCTTTTCGATCGCTTCAGTATCGAACCGCAAATCGAGCGCGCGCTGGAGCGCAAGGTATGGCTCAAGTCGGGTGGCTACCTGGTCTTCGATCAGGCCGAGGCTCTGACCGCGATCGACGTCAACACCGGGCGCTTCGTCGGCAAGAAGAGCCAGGATGAAACCGTCGTCAAGACCAACCTCGAAGCCGTCGACGAAGTCGTGAAGCAGCTCCGGTTGCGCAACATCGGCGGGATTATCATCGTCGATTTCATCGACATGTCGCGCGAGGGCGATCGCAAGAAAGTCAGCGACGCGCTCGGCCAGGCCCTCAAGCGCGACAAGGCGCGCACCTCGGCGCTCAAGATTTCAGAGCTTGGGCTGGTGCAGATGACGCGCAAGCGCACGCGCGAGAGCCTCGAGGCACTGCTCACCGATCAGTGCCCGCGATGCGAAGGGCGGCGTGTCGTGAAATCCACGGCGACGCTGGCGGCCGACGTGATTCGCGGCATCCAGCGCGAAGCGGCGCGGCGCACGGCGACCGACATGCTGGTCGTCAAGCTCAATCCGGAAGTCGCGCGCTACCTTTACGATCACGGCGCCAAGGATCTCGAGACTCTCGAAGAGCGGCTCAAGACCAAGATCGTGTTGCGCTCCAGCGATTCGATCGCGCCCGGGGCGTTCGAGCTCGCGCAGGCGCCCGCGGCGGCATAA
- a CDS encoding SDR family oxidoreductase, whose product MPCLSCSQFGSPNGGPHFKIDFPVRAIDSHGAALEKLLPLEQALPGIGTTDKVAHAVRFLTSDDSSFVNGHDLVIDGAVTAGNPARVMNEQISIFVKTLQPLASR is encoded by the coding sequence TTGCCCTGCCTATCATGCTCTCAATTCGGTTCGCCGAACGGTGGACCGCATTTCAAGATCGATTTTCCTGTTCGCGCGATTGATTCCCATGGCGCCGCGCTCGAGAAGCTCCTGCCGCTGGAGCAGGCGCTGCCGGGAATCGGAACGACAGACAAGGTTGCGCACGCGGTCCGCTTCTTAACAAGCGACGATTCGAGTTTCGTCAACGGTCATGACCTGGTGATCGATGGTGCCGTGACCGCAGGTAATCCGGCGCGCGTGATGAACGAACAGATCTCGATATTCGTCAAAACGCTCCAGCCGCTCGCAAGCCGTTGA
- a CDS encoding ParB N-terminal domain-containing protein: MAELAIFPSAAKPSSAVVELADAIAADGGAALAAYREPVGDHWHVFALLPISLVEPTPYQRDLSPAHLKRMVEVMKKLDRFTEPIVAIRAEGKYWTPNGNHRRAAAVKAGAKMIPAIVIPEPEVAYQILALNTEKAHNLRDKALEVIRMYRARIEQQPKSAEKDFAFEFERAHFITLGLLYERHKRFAGGVFAPLLSRVDNFVTKPIKDAYEEREERAALVERADELVTELVAAGKKRGMMHPYLKNYIIARSNPLTRARKNLPTCKAALTSLNKELESFDLSKIHFGQVREAAQIAAATAVAE; this comes from the coding sequence ATGGCTGAACTTGCTATTTTCCCTTCTGCGGCGAAGCCCTCTTCCGCGGTTGTCGAATTGGCCGATGCGATCGCGGCAGATGGTGGGGCGGCGCTGGCGGCGTATCGGGAGCCGGTTGGCGATCATTGGCACGTATTTGCCTTGCTGCCGATTTCGTTGGTTGAGCCTACGCCCTATCAGCGCGATCTTTCGCCGGCGCATCTTAAGCGCATGGTCGAGGTGATGAAGAAGCTCGACCGCTTCACCGAGCCGATCGTTGCGATACGCGCGGAGGGCAAGTACTGGACCCCCAACGGGAACCATCGGCGGGCCGCGGCGGTGAAGGCCGGGGCGAAAATGATTCCGGCGATCGTGATTCCCGAGCCCGAGGTTGCCTACCAGATTCTGGCGCTCAACACTGAGAAGGCGCACAACCTGCGCGACAAGGCACTCGAAGTCATCAGGATGTATCGCGCGCGAATCGAGCAGCAGCCGAAGTCGGCGGAGAAGGATTTCGCCTTCGAGTTCGAGCGCGCGCATTTCATCACGCTCGGCCTTCTTTATGAGCGCCACAAGCGCTTCGCGGGCGGAGTGTTCGCGCCGCTGCTGAGCCGCGTCGATAACTTCGTGACCAAGCCGATCAAGGATGCTTACGAGGAACGCGAGGAGCGCGCCGCGCTCGTCGAACGCGCCGACGAACTCGTGACGGAGCTCGTCGCCGCGGGCAAGAAGCGCGGCATGATGCATCCGTATTTGAAGAACTACATCATCGCACGATCGAATCCGCTGACGCGCGCGCGCAAGAATCTGCCCACGTGCAAGGCGGCGCTCACCAGCCTCAACAAGGAACTCGAATCATTCGATCTGAGCAAGATTCATTTCGGACAGGTGCGCGAGGCTGCACAGATCGCGGCCGCGACCGCGGTCGCGGAGTAA
- a CDS encoding HNH endonuclease → MSVAVESAAGYAPGPAILNSRVLVLNRSFLPVHVTSVKRAFALLYQGVARAVDDEYRTFDFDSWRDLTIEVHHEKLGIVEGFIRVPRVLLLTAYERVPKRHVRFSRFNIFARDNNTCQYCAKRLPRTELNLDHVIPRSRGGMSTWENIVCSCHHCNRRKGGRTPEEAGMLLVKRPKRPEWTPFSSEMFSLKRYREWMPYLSQVDSAYWNTELIQD, encoded by the coding sequence ATGTCTGTGGCGGTTGAAAGCGCGGCGGGCTACGCTCCGGGGCCGGCGATTCTTAACAGCAGAGTCCTCGTCCTCAATCGGTCGTTCCTACCTGTTCACGTTACTTCGGTAAAACGCGCGTTTGCGCTGCTCTATCAGGGCGTAGCTCGCGCGGTTGACGACGAGTATCGCACCTTCGACTTCGACAGTTGGCGCGACCTCACGATCGAGGTCCATCACGAAAAGCTCGGCATCGTCGAGGGCTTCATCCGCGTGCCGCGCGTGCTGCTGCTCACCGCCTACGAGCGCGTACCCAAGCGGCACGTGCGTTTTTCGCGATTCAACATCTTCGCGCGCGACAACAATACCTGTCAGTACTGCGCCAAGCGGTTGCCGCGCACCGAGCTGAATCTCGACCACGTCATCCCGCGCTCACGCGGCGGGATGTCGACCTGGGAGAACATCGTCTGCTCCTGCCATCATTGCAATCGGCGCAAGGGCGGGCGCACTCCTGAGGAAGCCGGGATGCTGCTCGTCAAGCGGCCCAAGCGCCCCGAATGGACGCCGTTCAGCTCCGAGATGTTCAGCCTCAAGCGCTACCGCGAGTGGATGCCGTACCTGTCGCAGGTCGATAGCGCATACTGGAACACCGAGCTCATCCAGGATTGA